The Argentina anserina chromosome 3, drPotAnse1.1, whole genome shotgun sequence genome includes a region encoding these proteins:
- the LOC126787460 gene encoding LOW QUALITY PROTEIN: uncharacterized protein LOC126787460 (The sequence of the model RefSeq protein was modified relative to this genomic sequence to represent the inferred CDS: deleted 2 bases in 1 codon) yields the protein MGVGAEDVLVCVSRFLHFSMKTSSVCAQKHPIVIGALLFLFLLYVFFNIFVFFSPFLVCVALLLRIFYTSGGLIILEAKERSNPCKHSGSVGVVYRDESSCLLKQKSRRTNVKRIEWDTQAKAGKDLPLRSPNDLVSKTMLLAKEVKALNMRQKERAFDHGESSSAKRSSVESIVFDDDHSILDSDRDILSSSSSDDESEKFEGGRKEEAAQQDGTKAVQWTDDDQRNLLDLGLSEIERNKRLESLIARRRARKLFKMQIEKGLIDLDTILPSQIAPLYIARNNPYIAEMDGMETPGSAPSVMFPAKNPFDLPYDPLEEKPDLKTDSFQQEFTTVTQRDMLYCRHESFCYGAAYPLEPRKRALDGLGFSRFKKQSSNAEFSSVYFHVPEIASVNCNVPGCKFFLQVWDLMIGVLKECCQTKESTTSLLKPFWQKLKHQASPILSISEVVDSETTTPNQATTLAECKDEKSRKTQKQTDTEGMRKMKNDQNVAVMSTRSEARVEQQVTDDSNDESTSSEEDERRYTAAKSGYSQHAASRMGRAPPKPLNCSLPSPSNEKSFFYPERGPCHTPTCSIASDLQVEVSDIGSPPLTVDGANSPTDRESLNLDGDFEREYMWAASSSQSSRMEENEPKFRDMRGLNEEDLANMASLGHSMTTKDVAESTMQLQQPDELDDTYSLSSTITGLQADSRTHSMSLEDVRQVVEEVGKPSISGLSNAPSPVNQAEKLESSEKLVALPKGKCKSPPKPTEEANIIQKITSEDASLKGTEPAAELKTPANEISSVFQKATNLKNTDKTANVKQKESESARELKTPIGEFASVQKKAADTPGELKKAAEEIGSVSQEVSEAPLEVEKPTEKIDSDSKEVTEAPAKLKKEVDKVESSSQEATMAATELKKTDEVGNVSVKSVEAPTELKNSTEEVGSVLQKSKEASAELRKSVEETAGVSQKAAVAPVELKKSNEESIEAPSTELKTSVEGIASVSEKSAEAASDLKKSAEESGTVTNKKTEVLQALKEPEKQNENLKQNDAEANADVRNKATEVPSKVKDQDEDTGSSTEMASKTAVKLKNPATETGSVSEIATGDTAETNKSSVDTGSVSQNATRASAELKIPAELSGSIPQKEVETPAEITKTVEDIANVSHKASEVVAELKSPAEKSENTTGKTKEVAAMLKSPAEEAGNVSQRETEVAAEMKETTDEIGTIAQKAKEAATELKHSAQEINNVTQDKVEAPAEMKQPVEEIKT from the exons ATGGGCGTTGGTGCAGAGGATGTACTAGTTTGTGTATCGAGGTTCCTTCACTTTTCGATGAAGACGAGTTCTGTGTGTGCGCAGAAGCACCCCATTGTTATAGGCGCTTTGTTGTTCTTGTTCCTCCTTTATGtatttttcaatatatttgttttcttctctccATTTCTCGTCTGCGTTGCTCTGCTTCTTAGAATTTTTTACACTTCTGGAGGACTGATAATCCTAGAAGCCAAAGAAAGAAGTAATCCATGTAAACATTCTGGATCTGTTGGTGTGGTTTATAGAGACGAGAGCTCTTGCTTACTGAAGCAGAAGAGCAGACGAACTAATGTCAAAAGGATAGAATGGGATACACAGGCCAAGGCGGGAAAAGACTTGCCATTGAGATCTCCTAATGATTTGGTTAGTAAAACTATGTTGCTTGCCAAAGAAGTAAAGGCTTTGAACATGCGCCAGAAAGAAAGAGCATTTGATCATGGAGAGAGTTCCAGTGCAAAGAGGTCCTCGGTTGAATCCATTGTGTTTGATGACGATCATTCGATCCTAGATTCTGATCGAGATATCTTATCATCAAGCTCGTCCGATGACGAGTCTGAGAAATTTGAAGGTGGGAGGAAGGAAGAAGCAGCACAACAGGATGGGACTAAGGCAGTGCAGTGGACAGACGATGATCAAAGAAATCTTCTTGATCTTGGACTTTCCGAGATTGAACGAAACAAAAGGCTAGAGAGTTTGATTGCCAGAAGAAGAGCAAGAAAGTTATTCAAAATGCAAATTGAGAAAGGCCTAATTGACCTGGACACTATTCTACCAAGTCAGATTGCTCCCCTGTATATTGCAAGAAACAACCCATATATTGCTGAAATGGATGGCATGGAAACACCTGGTTCAGCCCCTTCAGTAATGTTTCCAGCAAAAAACCCATTTGATCTTCCATATGATCCACTGGAGGAGAAGCCTGATCTTAAGACAGACAGTTTCCAACAAGAATTCACAACAGTCACCCAGAGAGACATGTTATATTGTAGGCATGAGAGCTTCTGTTACGGCGCTGCTTACCCATTAGAACCCAGGAAGAGAGCATTAGATGGACTTGGGTTCTCAAGATTCAAAAAGCAATCAAGTAATGCAGAGTTTTCATCTGTCTATTTCCATGTTCCCGAAATTGCCTCTGTTAATTGTAATGTTCCTGGCTGTAAATTTTTCCTGCAGGTTTGGGACCTCATGATAGGCGTATTGAAAGAATGTTGTCAAACAAAGGAGAGCACGACGAGCTTGTTGAAACCCTTTTGGCAGAAGTTGAAGCATCAAGCATCTCccatattga gcatttctGAAGTTGTTGACAGTGAAACTACAACACCAAATCAAGCAACAACTTTAGCTGAATGCAAAGACGAGAAAAGtagaaaaactcaaaaacagaCTGATACTGAAggaatgagaaagatgaaaaatGATCAAAATGTGGCTGTAATGTCTACTAGAAGTGAAGCTCGCGTGGAGCAACAGGTAACTGATGACAGCAATGATGAGTCAACCTCATCGGAAGAAGATGAACGACGTTATACTGCCGCTAAATCTGGATACTCTCAACATGCAGCATCAAGAATGGGACGTGCTCCACCTAAACCTTTGAACTGTTCCCTTCCTAGCCCATCAAAtgaaaaaagttttttttatccAGAGAGAGGTCCTTGTCACACTCCCACCTGCTCTATCGCTTCTGATCTGCAGGTAGAGGTTTCAGACATTGGTTCACCTCCGCTAACAGTTGATGGAGCCAATTCACCCACTGATAGAGAATCACTGAACTTAGATGGGGACTTCGAGAGAGAGTACATGTGGGCAGCATCATCATCTCAATCATCCAgaatggaagaaaatgaaCCAAAATTCAGGGACATGCGTGGCTTGAATGAGGAGGACTTAGCAAACATGGCATCTTTGGGACACAGTATGACCACCAAGGATGTTGCTGAATCCACCATGCAGTTGCAACAGCCAGATGAGCTAGATGACACGTACTCATTGTCATCTACGATTACAGGACTACAAGCAGACAGTAGAACCCATTCAATGAGTTTAGAGGATGTCAGGCAAGTAGTGGAAGAAGTTGGGAAGCCAAGCATTTCTGGTTTGTCAAATGCACCTTCACCAGTAAATCAGGCCGAAAAATTGGAGTCGTCAGAGAAGTTGGTAGCTCTACCAAAG GGAAAATGCAAGTCTCCACCGAAGCCAACTGAGGAAGCCAACATAATACAGAAAATAACATCTGAAGATGCCTCGTTAAAAGGAACAGAACCTGCTgcagaattgaaaacaccaGCTAACGAAATTAGTAGTGTATTCCAAAAGGCAACAAATCTGAAAAACACAGACAAGACAGCAAATGTAAAGCAGAAAGAATCAGAGTCAGCTCGTGAACTGAAAACCCCTATAGGAGAATTCGCAAGTGTACAGAAAAAGGCTGCAGACACTCcgggagaattgaaaaaagcAGCTGAAGAAATCGGGAGTGTATCACAGGAAGTATCAGAGGCTCCTTTAGAAGTGGAAAAACCAACTGAAAAAATTGATAGTGATTCGAAAGAAGTGACAGAGGCTCCTGCAAAGTTGAAAAAAGAAGTTGATAAAGTAGAAAGTTCATCGCAAGAAGCAACAATGGCTGCtacagaattgaaaaaaacagaTGAAGTTGGAAATGTATCAGTAAAATCAGTAGAAGCTCCTACAGAACTGAAAAACTCAACTGAAGAAGTTGGGAGTGTATtgcaaaaatcaaaagaagcTTCCGCAGAATTAAGAAAATCAGTTGAAGAAACAGCAGGTGTTTCACAGAAAGCAGCAGTGGCTCCtgtagaattgaaaaaatcaaATGAAGAATCAATAGAGGCTCCTTCTACAGAGCTGAAAACATCAGTTGAGGGCATAGCTAGTGTTTCCGAGAAATCAGCAGAGGCTGCTTCAGATTTGAAAAAATCAGCTGAAGAAAGTGGGAcagtaacaaacaaaaaaaccgaGGTTCTTCAGGCGTTGAAGGAACCagagaaacaaaatgaaaacttaaaacaaAACGACGCAGAGGCTAATGCAGATGTGAGAAACAAAGCTACAGAGGTTCCATCTAAAGTGAAAGACCAAGATGAAGACACTGGAAGCTCAACGGAAATGGCCAGTAAGACTGCTGTAAAATTGAAAAACCCAGCTACAGAAACTGGAAGTGTATCAGAAATTGCAACAGGGGATACCGCAGAAACGAATAAGTCTTCTGTAGATACTGGAAGTGTATCACAAAATGCAACACGTGCTAGTGCAGAATTGAAAATACCAGCTGAATTAAGTGGCAGCATACCACAAAAAGAAGTAGAGACACCAGCGGAAATTACAAAAACTGTCGAAGACATTGCAAATGTGTCGCATAAAGCATCTGAGGTTGTTGCAGAACTGAAAAGTCCAGCTGAAAAAAGTGAAAATACAActggaaaaacaaaagaggTTGCGGCCATGTTGAAAAGCCCAGCTGAAGAAGCTGGAAACGTGTCACAAAGAGAAACAGAGGTTGCTGCAGAAATGAAAGAAACAACTGACGAGATTGGAACTATAGCACAAAAGGCAAAAGAGGCTGCGACAGAATTGAAACATTCAGCAcaagaaataaataatgtaacaCAAGATAAAGTTGAGGCTCCTGCGGAAATGAAACAACCAGTtgaagaaatcaaaacatga